The Variovorax paradoxus genome window below encodes:
- a CDS encoding AAA family ATPase — protein sequence MPSSLTSTGIPGLDDILGGGLPAQHLYLVEGTPGTGKTTLALQFLQAGRAAGERGLYVTLSETSEELTEVAASHGWSLEGIEVYDLVSDEGLSEEAEQTVLHPSEFELGETTRDVMRLVNEQKPQRVVFDSLSEMRLLAQSALRYRRQILALKRFFAQRGCTVLMLDDRSGGDGDQHLHSIAHGVLHLEQNTNDYGADKRRLRVVKLRGVKFRSGEHDFNLDRGGLQVFPRLVASEHEQRIDERLVSTGTAALDTLLGGGLTPGSSLLLAGPAGVGKTTTAISCAVAAARRGSKVAYYLFDEGLGTLRQRSRALGLDVEPYMSSGHITIRTLDPAEVSPGQFAHSVRMAVEQDGVQMVVIDSLNAYLHAMPGGKYLILQMHELLAYLNLRGLTTLLILSLHGTVGEMRADVDLSYLSDAMLNFRYFEARGNLLKAISVIKSRTNAHEQSIREFRLGPHGVEVGKALSDFQGVLSGAARYTGTQPLLGDSDIATPSA from the coding sequence ATGCCATCCTCACTCACCTCCACGGGCATCCCGGGCCTCGACGACATCCTCGGCGGCGGGTTGCCCGCCCAGCATCTCTACCTGGTCGAGGGCACGCCGGGCACCGGCAAGACCACCCTCGCGCTGCAGTTCCTGCAGGCCGGCCGCGCTGCCGGCGAGCGCGGGCTCTACGTCACCCTGTCCGAAACCTCCGAGGAACTGACCGAGGTCGCGGCCTCGCACGGCTGGTCGCTCGAGGGCATCGAGGTCTACGACCTGGTGAGCGACGAGGGGCTCAGCGAGGAGGCCGAGCAGACGGTGTTGCATCCCTCGGAGTTCGAGCTCGGGGAGACTACGCGCGACGTCATGCGCCTGGTCAACGAGCAGAAGCCGCAGCGCGTGGTCTTCGACAGCCTGTCGGAGATGCGGCTGCTGGCCCAGAGCGCGCTGCGCTACCGGCGCCAGATCCTCGCGCTGAAGCGCTTCTTCGCGCAGCGCGGCTGCACCGTGCTGATGCTCGACGACCGCTCGGGCGGCGATGGCGACCAGCACCTGCACAGCATCGCGCACGGCGTGCTGCACCTGGAGCAGAACACCAACGACTATGGCGCCGACAAGCGGCGGCTGCGCGTGGTGAAGCTGCGCGGCGTGAAGTTCCGCAGCGGCGAGCACGACTTCAACCTCGACCGCGGCGGGCTGCAGGTGTTTCCGCGCCTGGTGGCCAGCGAGCACGAGCAGCGGATCGACGAGCGCCTGGTCTCGACCGGCACCGCGGCGCTCGACACCCTGCTGGGCGGCGGCCTGACACCGGGCAGCAGCCTGCTGCTGGCCGGACCCGCGGGCGTGGGCAAGACCACCACTGCGATCAGTTGCGCCGTGGCCGCCGCGCGGCGCGGCTCGAAGGTGGCCTACTACCTGTTCGACGAGGGCCTGGGCACGCTGCGGCAGCGCTCGCGGGCGCTGGGGCTCGACGTCGAGCCCTACATGAGCTCGGGCCACATCACGATCCGCACGCTGGATCCGGCCGAGGTCTCGCCGGGCCAGTTCGCGCACTCGGTGCGCATGGCGGTGGAGCAGGACGGCGTGCAGATGGTGGTGATCGACAGCCTCAATGCCTACCTGCACGCCATGCCCGGCGGCAAGTACCTGATACTGCAGATGCACGAGCTGCTGGCCTACCTGAACCTGCGCGGGCTCACCACGCTGCTGATCCTGTCGCTGCATGGCACCGTGGGCGAGATGCGCGCCGACGTGGACCTGAGCTACCTGAGCGATGCGATGCTGAACTTCAGGTACTTCGAGGCACGCGGCAACCTGCTGAAGGCGATCTCGGTGATCAAGAGCCGCACCAACGCGCACGAGCAATCGATCCGCGAGTTCCGCCTGGGCCCGCACGGGGTCGAGGTCGGCAAGGCGCTGAGCGACTTCCAGGGCGTGTTGTCGGGCGCGGCCCGCTACACGGGCACGCAGCCACTGCTGGGCGATAGCGATATCGCCACGCCGTCCGCATGA
- a CDS encoding sulfite exporter TauE/SafE family protein, with product MQDLFSGAGPVLAFMACVALATYAQNLTGFAFSLILLGLVSVFHIASVGDAANAATVLSLINAWTYFRARPGPVPWQLMKPALNGSTVGVIVGLMLLTWLSGSAVDWLRALLGVSILGCAVLLVLQAKPLPAISGRRSFAIVGCLSGVLGGLFSSSGPPIVFHMYRQPLDRELVRRALLLMFAFNSLVRLVIVVPTGHFSWRAALLAACAMPVVYAATRLHHRLPNRLQPRTLKWLVGGLLAAAGSTLFAAAWAAIAHG from the coding sequence GTGCAAGACCTCTTCTCCGGCGCCGGCCCGGTGCTGGCCTTCATGGCCTGCGTCGCCCTCGCCACCTACGCCCAGAACCTCACCGGCTTCGCCTTCAGCCTGATCCTGCTCGGCCTGGTGTCGGTGTTCCACATCGCGAGCGTCGGCGACGCGGCCAACGCGGCCACGGTGCTGAGCCTGATCAATGCCTGGACCTACTTCCGCGCGCGGCCCGGGCCGGTGCCGTGGCAGCTGATGAAGCCGGCGCTCAATGGCAGCACGGTGGGCGTGATCGTCGGGCTGATGCTGCTGACCTGGCTCAGCGGCAGCGCGGTCGACTGGCTGCGCGCGCTGCTGGGGGTGTCGATCCTCGGCTGCGCGGTGCTGCTGGTGTTGCAGGCGAAGCCGCTGCCGGCGATCTCGGGGCGCAGGAGCTTCGCCATCGTCGGCTGCCTGTCGGGCGTGCTCGGCGGGCTGTTCTCGAGCTCGGGGCCGCCGATCGTGTTCCACATGTACCGGCAGCCGCTGGACCGCGAGCTGGTAAGGCGCGCGCTGCTGCTGATGTTCGCGTTCAACTCGCTGGTGCGGCTCGTGATCGTGGTGCCGACCGGGCACTTCTCGTGGCGTGCCGCGCTGCTCGCGGCCTGTGCGATGCCGGTGGTCTATGCGGCCACCCGGTTGCATCACCGGCTGCCCAACCGGCTGCAGCCGCGCACGCTCAAATGGCTGGTGGGCGGGCTGCTGGCCGCCGCGGGCTCGACGCTGTTCGCCGCGGCCTGGGCCGCGATCGCGCACGGCTGA
- a CDS encoding glycosyltransferase family 39 protein, with the protein MERWVPALLVALVLAWAWPMVALDVTPPWDNVEELFWSGSLQWGYYKHPPLPSWLLSLPVALLGRQPWLTYVGGVGCGVGALYLLWRWSREMMTPARAAFALLLGTLVTYHVQRAVVYNHNTVQLLPLAGYWWMLWRVLRPAGSGRADWVWLGLFAALSMLTKYSAAVQFAVGLGFVVRQGLWRDARVRRDLLLASALALVLLAPHLWWVLQHGDTTVLYARHSVHSVHAAGRHLLPRPVFVLLVQLARLSPMLLFIGWAWFAQRREAATQPAPLPAAFDRRFLAWATLGPTVLVLVASALLHSRLIPAWLTTFFLPLGVWAAASLPWLDVERWSRRRWQAVLAVVGVLHIATAWAYAGVDGVWSARAGRATRANLPSQRIAAAVEATWRDRMGERPLTLLVGDTWFAGAVALRMDPGVRLLIDGDERTSPWLAPGVLAREGGMVLMLDTRPFQAEGPLLEPLMKTVDCAGSMELPWTGEGPERRVLLRWGIVLAENERGAPGIACGHDPRASAAR; encoded by the coding sequence ATGGAGCGCTGGGTGCCCGCGCTGCTCGTGGCGCTGGTGCTGGCATGGGCCTGGCCGATGGTGGCGCTCGATGTCACGCCGCCCTGGGACAACGTGGAGGAGCTGTTCTGGAGCGGCAGCCTGCAGTGGGGCTACTACAAGCATCCGCCGCTGCCGAGCTGGCTGCTGAGCCTGCCGGTGGCGCTGCTCGGCCGGCAGCCGTGGCTGACCTACGTGGGGGGCGTGGGCTGCGGCGTCGGCGCGCTCTACCTGCTGTGGCGCTGGTCGCGCGAGATGATGACGCCGGCGCGCGCGGCCTTCGCGCTGCTGCTGGGCACGCTGGTCACCTACCACGTGCAGCGCGCGGTGGTCTACAACCACAACACGGTGCAGCTGCTGCCGCTCGCGGGCTACTGGTGGATGCTGTGGCGCGTGCTGCGGCCGGCCGGGAGCGGGCGCGCCGACTGGGTCTGGCTCGGGCTGTTCGCGGCCCTGTCGATGCTCACCAAGTACAGCGCCGCGGTGCAGTTCGCCGTGGGCCTGGGCTTCGTGGTCCGCCAGGGCCTGTGGCGCGATGCGCGCGTGCGGCGCGACCTGCTGCTGGCCAGCGCGCTGGCGCTGGTGCTGCTGGCGCCGCACCTGTGGTGGGTGCTGCAGCATGGCGACACCACGGTGCTCTATGCACGCCACTCGGTCCATTCGGTGCATGCAGCCGGCAGGCACCTGCTGCCGCGGCCGGTGTTCGTGCTGCTGGTCCAGCTCGCGCGGCTGTCGCCGATGCTGCTGTTCATCGGCTGGGCCTGGTTCGCGCAGCGGCGCGAAGCGGCCACGCAGCCGGCGCCGCTGCCCGCGGCATTCGACCGGCGCTTCCTGGCCTGGGCGACCCTCGGTCCCACCGTGCTGGTGCTGGTCGCTTCGGCCTTGCTGCATTCGCGGCTGATTCCGGCCTGGCTCACGACCTTCTTCCTGCCGCTGGGCGTATGGGCGGCTGCCTCGCTGCCGTGGCTCGACGTGGAGCGCTGGAGCCGGCGCCGCTGGCAGGCGGTGCTGGCGGTGGTGGGAGTGCTGCACATCGCCACCGCCTGGGCCTATGCGGGGGTCGACGGCGTCTGGAGCGCGCGGGCCGGCCGCGCGACACGCGCCAACCTGCCATCGCAGCGGATCGCGGCGGCGGTGGAGGCGACATGGCGCGATCGCATGGGCGAGCGTCCGCTGACGCTGCTGGTCGGCGACACCTGGTTCGCGGGCGCCGTCGCGCTGCGGATGGATCCCGGCGTGCGCCTGCTCATCGACGGCGACGAGCGAACCTCGCCCTGGCTGGCACCGGGCGTGCTGGCGCGCGAGGGTGGCATGGTGCTGATGCTCGACACGCGGCCGTTCCAGGCTGAGGGGCCATTGCTCGAGCCCTTGATGAAGACCGTGGATTGCGCCGGCAGCATGGAGCTGCCCTGGACCGGTGAGGGGCCCGAGCGCCGCGTGCTGCTTCGTTGGGGCATCGTGCTGGCGGAGAACGAACGGGGCGCGCCGGGCATCGCCTGCGGTCACGATCCGCGCGCGAGCGCGGCGCGCTGA
- a CDS encoding glycosyltransferase family 2 protein produces the protein MNAPIPEFSRLQRPRAVAIPSISCVVPCFNEARNLGALLPELERMLRATQLRWEVIVVNDGSTDDTELVLGAWCERPGIRSLSLSRNFGKEAALTAGLGAARGDAVVLLDGDMQHTPALVRAMIDQWRAGAEVVYAVREDRRDEGPLKTLSTRLFYRLLNASDRFAVPENAGDFRLMDRKVVDALLKLPERSRFMKGLYAWVGFRAVALPYTPAPRAEGRSRFNARRLVKLALDGLTSFTTWPLRMVSVAGLLLAVPAFGYGSYVVLDYMCFGNEVSGWSTIVVSLMFFIGVQMISTGILGEYVARIFEEVKGRPVYVVREQRGHGLETEEP, from the coding sequence ATGAACGCACCCATCCCCGAGTTCTCCAGGCTGCAGAGGCCACGAGCGGTTGCGATACCGAGCATCTCGTGCGTCGTTCCCTGCTTCAACGAAGCACGCAACCTGGGCGCCCTGCTGCCCGAACTCGAGCGCATGCTTCGCGCCACCCAGTTGCGTTGGGAAGTGATCGTGGTCAACGACGGCAGCACCGACGACACCGAGCTCGTCCTCGGCGCCTGGTGCGAGCGGCCGGGCATCCGCAGCCTCTCGCTGTCGCGCAACTTCGGCAAGGAAGCGGCCCTGACCGCCGGCCTGGGCGCGGCGCGCGGCGACGCGGTGGTGCTGCTCGACGGCGACATGCAGCACACGCCCGCGCTGGTGCGCGCCATGATCGACCAGTGGCGCGCGGGCGCCGAGGTGGTCTATGCGGTGCGCGAGGACCGCCGCGACGAGGGGCCGCTCAAGACGCTGAGCACGCGCCTGTTCTACCGGCTGCTCAACGCCTCCGACCGCTTCGCGGTGCCCGAGAACGCGGGCGACTTCCGGCTCATGGACCGCAAGGTGGTCGATGCGCTGCTGAAGCTGCCCGAGCGCAGCCGCTTCATGAAGGGCCTGTACGCCTGGGTCGGCTTTCGCGCCGTGGCGCTGCCCTACACGCCGGCGCCGCGCGCCGAGGGGCGCAGCCGCTTCAACGCGCGGCGCCTCGTCAAGCTGGCGCTCGACGGCCTCACCTCCTTCACCACCTGGCCGCTGCGCATGGTCAGCGTGGCCGGCCTGCTGCTCGCGGTTCCGGCCTTCGGCTACGGCAGCTACGTGGTGCTCGACTACATGTGCTTCGGCAACGAGGTGTCGGGCTGGTCGACCATCGTCGTGAGCCTGATGTTCTTCATCGGCGTGCAGATGATCTCCACCGGCATCCTCGGCGAGTACGTCGCGCGCATCTTCGAGGAGGTCAAGGGCCGGCCCGTCTACGTGGTGCGCGAGCAGCGCGGCCACGGCCTGGAGACCGAGGAGCCATGA